The genome window CTTCCATTAGCTTTTGGGTTTATTTATATACAAAAAACTCTAAATACCAAAAACTCGGCTATTCTTTCTTTGGAGCTGGGTTTACACTTCAAATTTTAGTATTCTTATTAAGAACCTATGAAATTAAAGCCTTGCCTTTAAACACTTTGGAAGAACTTTTAAGCTTTTTAGCAATTATTATATCAGCTGTTTTTTATGGGTTTTCCTTTGTTTACAGAAAAAAATTAATAGAGTTTGGCTCTCTGATCGCTCCTTTGGTTATGTTTTTGACTGCTTTTTCTTTGCCTTTACACTCAGAAGCTCAAAATATCTATAACAACATCTGGTTTTATCTTCATGTGGCATCTTTGATTTTATCTTACGGATTGATAGTTTTTTCTTCTATTGCTGCAACTTTATATATTCTTACAGATAGAGATTTGAAAAATAAAAAACTAAACTCTTTTTTTGTCTCTAAATTTTCTTCTTCTTTAACATTGATTCAAAATCTTGAGTATAAATCTGTCATTTTAGCTTTCATATTTTTAAGTCTTGGATTAATAGCATCTTCTATATGGACTGCTATTTACATAGGTAAACATTGGACTTGGGATATAAAGCAGACAATGTTATTTTTACTTTGGATTTTTTATGGTTTTATTTTACATACAAGAATCATTAAACAGATTAAAGGTAGGAAAGCTTCTTATTTAACATTAATCGGTAGTTTATTTGCTTTTATAGTATTTTGGCTTATAGGCCATCCAACTTTTTAATAGTGGTCGCTTTCTAAGTCATAAGATTTAGTTTGACTTGGTTTTTCTTTCTCCGAGTAAATCAGTACATACTCTGCTAATTTTCTTGCTTCTTCATAAGGAATGTTAAAAGGTGGCATATATGCAAATCCTGGCCAGTTTGATGGATTTGGTTTTATGATAAGTTTTGCGACTTTATCAATAGCTTGCTTACTTTTTCCATACCTTTCTCTTATCTCTTTAAAAGAAGGTGCTGCAAGTCTTTCT of Sulfurihydrogenibium sp. contains these proteins:
- the ccsA gene encoding cytochrome c biogenesis protein CcsA, which gives rise to MFKLFTILFIVIYFFSSISFWVYLYTKNSKYQKLGYSFFGAGFTLQILVFLLRTYEIKALPLNTLEELLSFLAIIISAVFYGFSFVYRKKLIEFGSLIAPLVMFLTAFSLPLHSEAQNIYNNIWFYLHVASLILSYGLIVFSSIAATLYILTDRDLKNKKLNSFFVSKFSSSLTLIQNLEYKSVILAFIFLSLGLIASSIWTAIYIGKHWTWDIKQTMLFLLWIFYGFILHTRIIKQIKGRKASYLTLIGSLFAFIVFWLIGHPTF
- a CDS encoding c-type cytochrome; its protein translation is MKFSKNISILLILLISNISFAEDGKSLFKKYGCGSCHSPTERLAAPSFKEIRERYGKSKQAIDKVAKLIIKPNPSNWPGFAYMPPFNIPYEEARKLAEYVLIYSEKEKPSQTKSYDLESDHY